From a region of the Basfia succiniciproducens genome:
- the cas8c gene encoding type I-C CRISPR-associated protein Cas8c/Csd1 has product MILSSLARYYQRLAKETDSVGNPKVPSYGFSEEKIGWVLVINQDGQLVDVVPNLSDGKKPLAKSMVVPQSFKRPGVTPKPFFLWDKTAYVLGVESNKDKATAKEQPFVISQKTFEAFKQSHLELFKDSQDLGLQAVCRFLEKWQPEHFSQPPCLTEMLDANLVFKLDGCSGYIHQREAAQTLWADLLKDDNAEQGICLISGANAPIARLHPAIKGVFGGQSSGGSIISFNKESFASFGKEQGSNAPVSEASAFAYTTTLNYLLREKAHRLSIGDTSTVFWAEADNSANAEAAVGFLASVFAPPDDEQESKKVFYILEQIAKGRPLQEVAPELSPDTRFYILGLAPNAARISVRFWLDTTFGQLADNMARYWRDLHIEPPAWRGKPPAILRILLETTPKRKGADGRLKKSESKDIPPQLAGEYMRSILTGRAYPKTMLTRMIGRIRSDGYISGLRVAVIKAVINRNSLYKEELTMGLNEETKDIPYRLGRLFAIIELAQSSALGELNAGVRDKFYGGASSSPHSTFPILLDNYRTHIAGLRKGKKAKWVKGDSKKLANWLEAKVGEIVGVFDAETPFPRHLSLEEQGRFVVGYYHQRFKKYNKQEDSNIPDDIEQANHLTDDVNAEDEEN; this is encoded by the coding sequence ATGATTCTCTCTTCTCTCGCACGTTACTATCAGCGATTAGCTAAAGAAACGGATAGTGTTGGCAATCCTAAAGTGCCGTCTTATGGCTTTAGTGAAGAAAAAATCGGTTGGGTGCTGGTGATTAACCAAGACGGGCAGTTAGTCGATGTTGTGCCTAACCTAAGTGATGGTAAAAAGCCTCTAGCTAAGTCTATGGTAGTACCGCAATCGTTCAAACGACCAGGTGTTACTCCAAAACCATTTTTTCTATGGGATAAAACCGCTTATGTTTTAGGCGTAGAAAGCAACAAAGATAAAGCCACAGCCAAAGAACAGCCCTTTGTTATCTCACAAAAAACCTTCGAAGCTTTCAAACAATCCCACCTTGAATTATTTAAAGATTCACAAGATCTTGGCTTACAAGCCGTTTGTCGTTTTTTAGAAAAATGGCAGCCGGAACATTTTTCTCAACCGCCTTGCCTCACTGAAATGTTAGACGCCAATCTGGTTTTCAAATTGGATGGCTGTTCAGGCTATATTCATCAGCGCGAAGCGGCGCAAACTTTATGGGCGGATCTTTTAAAAGATGATAATGCGGAGCAAGGTATCTGTTTAATCAGCGGTGCCAATGCGCCGATAGCACGTTTGCACCCTGCGATTAAAGGAGTATTCGGCGGGCAAAGTTCGGGCGGTTCGATTATCTCTTTTAATAAAGAATCTTTTGCTTCCTTCGGTAAAGAACAAGGCTCAAATGCACCGGTTTCTGAAGCTTCTGCCTTTGCTTATACCACAACTTTAAACTACTTGTTGCGTGAAAAAGCTCACCGTTTAAGTATTGGTGACACCAGCACGGTTTTTTGGGCGGAGGCGGATAACAGTGCCAATGCCGAAGCTGCTGTAGGTTTTTTGGCAAGTGTGTTTGCCCCGCCCGATGATGAGCAGGAATCTAAAAAAGTATTCTATATTTTAGAACAAATCGCCAAAGGACGGCCTTTGCAGGAAGTTGCGCCCGAGCTTTCGCCCGATACCCGCTTTTATATCTTAGGCTTGGCGCCGAACGCTGCGCGGATTTCGGTTCGCTTTTGGCTAGATACCACTTTCGGGCAGTTGGCGGACAATATGGCAAGGTATTGGCGGGATTTACATATTGAACCACCTGCATGGCGTGGGAAACCACCTGCTATTTTGCGGATTCTGCTGGAAACTACACCAAAACGGAAAGGCGCTGATGGTCGTCTGAAAAAGTCAGAAAGCAAAGATATTCCTCCGCAACTGGCAGGCGAGTATATGCGCTCGATTTTAACAGGCAGAGCGTATCCCAAAACCATGTTGACACGAATGATTGGGCGTATCCGTTCCGACGGATATATTTCAGGACTGCGTGTTGCCGTGATTAAAGCAGTGATTAATCGTAACAGCTTATACAAAGAGGAGCTTACTATGGGTCTCAATGAAGAAACCAAAGACATTCCCTATCGCTTAGGACGTTTATTTGCCATTATCGAATTGGCACAATCATCAGCTCTAGGCGAACTGAACGCAGGGGTAAGGGACAAATTTTATGGCGGTGCCTCAAGTTCGCCACATAGCACTTTCCCTATTTTATTGGATAATTACCGTACGCATATTGCTGGCTTAAGAAAAGGCAAAAAAGCAAAGTGGGTAAAGGGAGATTCAAAAAAATTGGCGAACTGGCTTGAAGCTAAAGTTGGTGAGATTGTAGGGGTTTTTGATGCAGAAACACCATTCCCACGCCATCTATCTTTAGAAGAGCAAGGCCGTTTTGTAGTGGGGTATTACCATCAAAGATTCAAAAAATACAACAAGCAAGAAGATAGCAACATCCCCGATGATATTGAACAAGCTAATCACTTGACCGACGATGTAAACGCAGAAGATGAAGAAAACTAA
- the cas4 gene encoding CRISPR-associated protein Cas4, with translation MRIISLSALQHYAFCPRQCALIHNEQLWAENFLTAQGNALHERVDSGEPETRKGVRFERSVHVSAEQLGISGILDMVECEIQTGKLKPVEYKRGKPKPKLSDEIQLCAQALCLEEMTGKKVEEGALWYMQTRHRHPVIFSTELREKTLQVINEVKTLLESGITPPPNYSKSCKACSLVDLCQPKLLERDKSGKYVVGLFNEQKN, from the coding sequence ATGCGGATAATTTCTCTTTCGGCTTTGCAACATTATGCGTTTTGCCCGCGTCAGTGTGCGTTAATTCATAATGAGCAACTTTGGGCGGAAAATTTTTTAACCGCCCAAGGCAATGCTTTGCATGAACGAGTGGATTCCGGCGAACCGGAAACCCGCAAAGGCGTACGCTTTGAGCGAAGTGTTCACGTATCCGCCGAGCAGTTAGGCATTAGCGGTATTTTGGATATGGTGGAGTGTGAAATACAAACTGGCAAGTTAAAACCGGTGGAATATAAACGTGGTAAACCAAAACCGAAGCTTTCCGATGAAATCCAACTCTGTGCCCAAGCCTTATGTTTGGAGGAAATGACAGGTAAAAAGGTAGAGGAAGGTGCATTATGGTATATGCAAACTCGCCACCGCCATCCTGTTATTTTCTCTACGGAATTGCGCGAAAAAACCTTGCAAGTGATTAATGAAGTTAAAACCTTGCTGGAGAGCGGCATAACCCCGCCACCGAATTATTCTAAAAGCTGCAAGGCTTGCTCATTGGTTGATCTTTGCCAGCCGAAGTTGTTGGAAAGGGATAAATCGGGGAAATATGTGGTGGGGTTGTTTAATGAACAGAAGAATTAA
- the cas7c gene encoding type I-C CRISPR-associated protein Cas7/Csd2 yields MSIQNRYEFVYFFDVTNGNPNGDPDAGNMPRLDPESSKGLVTDVCLKRKIRNFVDMTSSGQAGYEIFVRENSVLNLQIERAYTESEEVIENLKAWKEYEKNKKKKNKNNSEEGISKPKRHYEDIAQDWMCENFFDVRTFGAVMSTGKEKEETDSDGEKSKIAKRAGQVRGPVQLAFAQSIDPIVPLELSITRVAVTSEAEKEEGKDTMMGRKYIVPYALYRVHGFISANLAAKTGFSEEDLQKLWQALQLMFEHDRSAARGEMAARKLIVFKHDSALGSVPAHKLFDSVKVERINGESGTPATGFADYQISIEKDKFNGITVEELL; encoded by the coding sequence ATGTCTATTCAAAACCGCTATGAATTTGTCTATTTTTTTGATGTTACCAACGGTAATCCCAACGGCGACCCCGATGCCGGCAATATGCCTCGCCTTGATCCCGAATCAAGTAAAGGCTTAGTCACCGATGTATGCTTAAAGCGCAAAATCCGCAATTTTGTGGATATGACTTCATCAGGTCAGGCTGGCTATGAGATTTTTGTTAGAGAGAACAGTGTATTAAATCTTCAGATTGAGAGAGCTTATACTGAAAGTGAAGAAGTCATTGAAAACCTCAAAGCTTGGAAAGAGTACGAAAAAAACAAAAAGAAAAAAAATAAGAATAATAGCGAAGAAGGCATTTCAAAGCCGAAACGCCATTATGAAGATATTGCGCAAGATTGGATGTGCGAGAACTTCTTTGATGTGCGTACCTTTGGGGCAGTAATGAGTACAGGCAAAGAAAAAGAAGAGACAGATAGCGACGGAGAGAAAAGTAAAATTGCCAAAAGGGCGGGACAGGTTCGTGGTCCTGTGCAGTTAGCATTTGCTCAATCTATTGATCCTATTGTGCCATTGGAATTAAGTATTACTCGAGTGGCAGTAACTTCTGAAGCAGAAAAAGAAGAGGGTAAAGATACTATGATGGGACGCAAATACATTGTGCCTTACGCTCTCTACCGCGTACACGGTTTTATCTCCGCAAATCTTGCGGCAAAAACCGGTTTTTCAGAAGAAGATCTACAAAAATTATGGCAAGCCTTGCAGTTAATGTTTGAGCACGATCGCTCGGCGGCTCGCGGGGAAATGGCGGCACGTAAACTGATTGTGTTTAAACACGATAGTGCGTTGGGCAGCGTACCTGCACATAAATTATTTGATTCGGTTAAGGTTGAACGCATAAATGGTGAATCCGGCACACCGGCAACCGGCTTTGCGGATTATCAAATTTCGATTGAAAAAGATAAATTCAATGGTATTACTGTAGAAGAGTTGCTTTAA
- the cas5c gene encoding type I-C CRISPR-associated protein Cas5c, producing MANRIRLHIWGDYACFTRPEMKVERVSYDVITPSAARGILSAIHWKPAINWVIDKIYVLKPIRFESVRRNELGAKISESKISGAMKRKSVADLYTVIEDDRQQRAATVLKDVAYVIEAHAVMTSKAGTDENTTKHIEMFKRRALKGQCFQQPCMGVREFPAHFALIDDNDPLPLSQLSESELNRDLGWMLHDIDFEHGNTPHFFRAELKNGVIDVPPFYAEEVKR from the coding sequence ATGGCTAATCGGATAAGGTTACACATCTGGGGCGACTATGCTTGTTTTACTCGTCCTGAAATGAAAGTTGAGCGGGTGTCTTATGATGTAATAACCCCTTCGGCTGCTCGCGGGATTCTTAGTGCGATTCACTGGAAGCCGGCGATTAATTGGGTGATCGATAAGATCTATGTACTAAAACCGATACGCTTTGAATCGGTTCGGCGCAATGAACTTGGAGCTAAGATTTCCGAGTCAAAAATCAGTGGGGCGATGAAGCGTAAAAGCGTGGCGGATTTATACACCGTTATCGAAGATGATCGCCAACAACGTGCGGCAACGGTGTTAAAAGATGTGGCTTATGTGATTGAAGCCCATGCGGTAATGACATCAAAAGCCGGCACGGACGAGAACACCACTAAGCATATCGAAATGTTTAAACGCCGTGCGTTAAAAGGGCAATGTTTTCAACAGCCTTGTATGGGCGTACGTGAGTTTCCGGCGCATTTTGCGTTGATTGACGACAACGACCCATTGCCTTTATCACAACTTTCAGAAAGTGAGTTGAATCGGGATCTTGGCTGGATGTTGCACGATATTGATTTTGAGCACGGCAATACGCCACATTTTTTCCGTGCTGAATTGAAAAACGGCGTGATTGACGTGCCGCCGTTTTATGCCGAGGAGGTGAAAAGATGA